A window of Diadema setosum chromosome 2, eeDiaSeto1, whole genome shotgun sequence contains these coding sequences:
- the LOC140241656 gene encoding uncharacterized protein has translation MLSRTGSGGRRKEKKDMHAGLGQDVDRGQPCMKCGDKCPGLALHYWRKICLHCKCPREDHLVMSGDQEKNVSRMMTDFQRSSASDDDSGCVLEEYTWIPPGLKPDQVHRYFCSLPDDKVPYVNSVGEKYRIKSLLQQLPPHDNEVRYCNGLGEEEKKELRLFSSQRKREALGRGTARPIPIALSASICYQCGGGISTGDIAVFASRAGHNASWHPGCFFCCVCQELLVDLIYFYREGKVYCGRHHAESLKPRCAACDEIIFADECTEAEGRSWHMKHFCCFECDTQLGGQRYIMREGHPYCCQCFESLFAEYCDACGEAIGVDQGQMSHEGQHWHATEKCFSCCTCHQSILGRPFLPKHGLIYCSSACSRGELPGKDGKQSLHITSNSRGENESRSRRPINVDTLNLDNLSVVASEDGRERSLKRSRDISRRSLPDLRNNNSTNYQRSRSAMEGGRRKANSSSSQNLSLQNGHHPDHQRRPQPPPRPPTHHTQVDSRVYNGGKDFRTATNTIGGSRSVQATTVSTPQHKRYQTQLSMNGDQRQHYGVMVENGRPDGYRSPPQWPQSANHERERRGLVEHRYEEPHRNSQLRSESYHDKLSDNYQELEPVSHRKDMQRRSSIKSEGGDRYSPRRRHNDHMPRSATHFDRAADAYHSERGRDGQYGSQRMTRTVSSQMHRGRYDDDYYYSSSSSEDDEDDYFVSSRHSYVNAGPKIRYVERGPTKVQINTLPTVHYPRDGKKKKSKSKKKGNCAVS, from the exons GAAGATCTGCCTACACTGTAAGTGTCCCCGGGAAGACCACCTCGTGATGTCCGGCGACCAGGAGAAGAACGTCAGCCGGATGATGACCGATTTCCAGCGCAGCTCGGCCTCCGACGACGACAGCGGCTGCGTCCTGGAGGAGTACACGTGGATTCCGCCGGGCCTCAAGCCCGACCAG GTGCACCGCTACTTCTGCAGCCTGCCCGACGACAAGGTGCCGTACGTGAACAGCGTCGGGGAGAAGTACCGCATCAAGTCGCTACTCCAGCAGCTGCCGCCCCACGACAACGAGGTGCGCTACTGCAACGGCCtcggggaggaggagaagaaggagctGCGCCTCTTCAGCAGCCAGCGCAAGCGGGAGGCACTCGGGCGGGGCACGGCCCGCCCCATCCCCATCGCTCTGTCTGCCAGCATTTGCTACCAG TGTGGTGGAGGCATCAGCACGGGCGACATTGCCGTCTTCGCCTCGCGGGCGGGGCACAACGCATCATGGCACCCCGGCTGCTTCTTCTGCTGCGTGTGCCAGGAGCTGCTAGTAGATCTCATCTACTTCTACCGGGAGGGCAAGGTCTACTGCGGCAGGCACCATGCCGAGTCCCTCAAGCCCAGGTGTGCGGCCTGCGACGAG ATCATCTTTGCCGATGAGTGCACAGAGGCGGAGGGCCGTAGCTGGCACATGAAGCACTTCTGCTGCTTCGAGTGCGACACGCAGCTCGGCGGTCAGCGTTACATCATGAGGGAGGGCCATCCGTACTGCTGCCAGTGCTTCGAGAGCCTCTTCGCCGAGTACTGCGATGCTTGCGGGGAGGCAATCGGGGTGGACCAGGGCCAGATGTCGCATGAGGGTCAGCACTGGCACGCCACGGAGAAGTGCTTCTCCTGCTGCACCTGCCACCAGTCGATCCTGGGGCGGCCCTTCTTGCCCAAGCACGGACTGATCTACTGCAGCAGCGCCTGCAGCCGCGGCGAGCTCCCGGGCAAGGACGGCAAGCAGTCGCTGCACATCACGTCCAACTCGCGGGGTGAGAACGAGAGCAGGAGTAGGAGACCCATCAATGTGGATACCCTGAACCTGGACAATCTGAGTGTTGTGGCCTCGGAGGATGGGAGGGAGAGGTCGCTCAAGAGGAGCAGGGACATCTCGCGCAGGTCGTTACCCGACCTGAGGAACAATAACTCAACAAATTATCAGAGATCGCGAAGTGCAATGGAAGGGGGACGCAGAAAAGCCAACAGCTCATCATCACAAAACCTGTCCCTACAGAACGGTCATCATCCCGACCACCAGCGGAGGCCTCAGCCACCACCCAGACCCCCTACCCATCACACCCAAGTAGACAGCAGAGTGTATAATGGTGGCAAAGACTTTAGAACAGCGACGAATACAATTGGTGGTTCACGGTCGGTGCAGGCCACCACGGTCAGCACACCCCAACACAAGAGATATCAGACCCAGCTGTCCATGAATGGTGACCAGAGGCAACACTATGGAGTGATGGTAGAGAATGGCAGGCCAGATGGGTACAGGAGTCCACCGCAATGGCCGCAAAGCGCAAATCACGAGAGAGAAAGGCGTGGTCTTGTGGAGCACAGGTATGAGGAGCCGCACAGAAACAGCCAGCTACGCAGCGAGAGCTACCACGACAAGCTCTCGGACAATTACCAAGAGCTGGAGCCAGTGTCACACCGCAAGGACATGCAGCGGCGTTCCTCCATCAAGTCCGAAGGCGGCGACCGCTACAGTCCCAGGAGGAGGCACAACGACCACATGCCGCGGTCTGCCACGCATTTCGACCGCGCCGCCGACGCCTACCATTCGGAGCGCGGGAGGGACGGTCAGTACGGATCTCAGAGAATGACGCGGACGGTGTCGTCGCAGATGCACCGCGGCCGTTACGACGACGACTACTACTACTCGTCTTCTTCCTCCGAGGATGACGAGGACGACTACTTTGTTAGCTCTCGGCATTCCTATGTTAATGCTGGGCCCAAAATCCGCTACGTGGAGAGGGGTCCAACCAAGGTACAGATCAATACCCTGCCCACGGTCCATTACCCGCGGGATGGCAAGAAAAAGAAGTCCAAGTCTAAGAAGAAGGGCAATTGTGCCGTCTCttag